One part of the Scatophagus argus isolate fScaArg1 chromosome 12, fScaArg1.pri, whole genome shotgun sequence genome encodes these proteins:
- the pcdh1b gene encoding protocadherin-1 isoform X6 gives METKETRCSNTDEEPRRPTARLKLSPAVSPVLRAVLLGGDMAALRWEVLLFLAVVLLVSCGAAPTDILYRVPEEQPPNTLIGSLAADQGLPDTGHLYKLEVGSPYLRVDGKTGDIYTTEIPIDRETLRDCRNLFEGDKCFLEFEVSITDMVKGIGSGPRLIEGRIEVLDINDNTPQFSSPILTLSIPENTHIGALFSIPMATDRDAGANGVAEYSLSTGPDADQLFTLQVAVDTDEKLPQLVVMGNLDREKKDSYDLNIRVVDGGKPARASSALLRVTVTDQNDNAPKFERNHYEAELPENSQQGHSVLQVRANDADTGTNGEIDYSLHQASDTVQRLLRIDRSTGIIYVKGLVDREEENFLKFFVVAKDRGPNSKSSKVLVTINVKDQNDNAPAIEIRGIGLVTHQDGMANISEDMPIGTPVALVQVSDRDEGENAVVTCVVAGDVPFQLRPASESANDRKRKYFLQTTTLLDYERVKDYRIEIVAVDSGNPALSSTNSLKVQVTDMNDNTPNFSPSLLEVDFPEGNQPGDKVLDVLATDADSGTNAELVYSIIDIPSTRLFEIDADTGEVRVKNLLDREETERYEFRVAAADKGVPSKTGTATVMINVLDRNDNDPKFMLSGYSFSVIENMAPLNPVGVVTVTDSDKGENARVRLFVEPDNGKFVIQNGTGTILSSISFDREKESTYTFRLKAVDAGDPPRSSYVGVTINVLDENDNAPYVTKPANSSYTYMSPVTPPETRVEVVEAEDIDSGPNAELVYTITGGNPYGLFHISPSSGEITLAQEFTGKHNGLHRLVVRVSDRGKPPRHTTALVHVFVNDTKTNVSLIEALVGHSLYTPLDRDIAGDPNYALTQRSNILYGSLAGIAGVILVIVAVMVIRHRLQKDTKSGYQAGKKESKDLYAPKQGPKNGKGKKSKKGKAPKPINPLEEEEEATLQKGHKFNLINDNVNDSPRIHLPLNYPPGSPDLGRHYRSNSPLPSIQLQPQSPSASKKHQAVQDLPATNTFVGTGDNNSTGSDQYSDYSYKANPPKYSSKQLPHRRVTFSTANQAQDLQDASQHSYYDSGLEESETPSSKSSSGPRIGPLALPEDHYERTTPDGSIGEMEHPENAHCASSEGKAKKSI, from the exons ATGGAGACGAAGGAGACGCGGTGCAGCAATACAGATGAAGAACCGAGACGTCCCACGGCTCGCTTAAAGCTCAGCCCGGCTGTGAGCCCAGTCCTCAG agCGGTGCTGTTGGGTGGAGACATGGCGGCGCTGAGGTGGGAGGTTCTGCTGTTCCTGGCGGTCGTCCTGCTGGTGTCCTGTGGCGCTGCGCCCACCGACATCCTGTATCGGGTTCCTGAGGAGCAGCCGCCCAACACGTTGATCGGTAGCCTGGCGGCGGACCAGGGCCTTCCCGATACCGGGCACCTCTACAAGCTGGAGGTGGGCTCGCCCTACCTGCGGGTGGACGGAAAGACCGGCGACATCTACACCACCGAGATCCCCATCGACCGTGAGACGCTGAGGGACTGCCGCAACCTGTTTGAGGGCGACAAGTGTTTCCTGGAGTTTGAGGTGTCGATCACCGACATGGTGAAAGGCATCGGCTCGGGGCCGCGGCTGATCGAGGGACGCATCGAGGTGCTGGATATCAACGACAACACACCGCAGTTCTCCTCGCCCATCCTCACCCTGTCCATCCCAGAGAACACGCACATCGGCGCCCTCTTCTCCATCCCCATGGCCACGGACAGGGACGCCGGCGCCAATGGCGTGGCCGAGTACTCGCTGAGCACCGGGCCAGACGCCGACCAGCTATTCACCCTGCAGGTCGCCGTGGACACAGACGAAAAGCTGCCTCAGCTGGTCGTCATGGGCAATTTGGACCGCGAAAAGAAAGACTCATACGACCTGAACATCCGGGTGGTAGACGGCGGGAAGCCGGCGAGGGCGAGCAGCGCTCTGCTGCGGGTCACCGTCACCGATCAGAATGACAACGCCCCCAAGTTTGAGAGGAACCACTACGAGGCCGAGCTGCCGGAGAACAGCCAGCAGGGACACTCAGTGCTGCAg GTCAGAGCCAACGACGCAGACACCGGCACCAACGGAGAGATCGACTACAGCCTCCACCAGGCCTCCGACACTGTCCAGAGGCTCCTGCGCATTGACCGCTCTACGGGCATCATCTACGTCAAGGGCCTGGTGGACCGTGAGGAGGAGAACTTCCTCAAGTTCTTTGTGGTCGCCAAAGATCGTGGACCCAACTCCAAGAGCTCCAAGGTCCTGGTGACCATCAACGTCAAAGACCAGAATGACAACGCACCAGCCATTGAGATCCGTGGTATTGGCTTGGTCACACACCAGGATGGCATGGCCAACATCTCCGAGGACATGCCCATAGGCACGCCGGTTGCGTTGGTCCAAGTGTCGGATCGTGATGAGGGGGAAAATGCGGTGGTGACGTGCGTGGTTGCCGGCGATGTGCCATTTCAGCTGCGACCTGCCAGTGAGTCAGCCAACGATCGGAAGAGGAAATACTTCCTGCAGACAACTACCCTGCTGGATTATGAGCGTGTTAAGGATTACAGGATTGAAATTGTTGCTGTGGATTCTGGGAATCCAGCCCTGTCCAGCACCAATTCTCTCAAAGTCCAGGTTACAGACATGAACGATAACACGCCAAACTTTTCTCCTTCGTTGCTTGAGGTGGACTTTCCAGAGGGCAACCAGCCAGGTGACAAGGTGCTGGATGTGTTGGCTACAGATGCAGACAGCGGCACCAATGCAGAGCTCGTCTATAGCATCATTGACATCCCTTCCACAAGGCTCTTCGAAATTGATGCTGACACCGGAGAGGTTCGTGTAAAGAACTTGCTGGATCGGGAAGAGACGGAGCGGTATGAGTTCCGTGTGGCAGCAGCAGACAAGGGCGTTCCTAGCAAAACTGGCACCGCTACAGTGATGATTAACGTTCTGGACCGCAATGACAATGACCCCAAGTTTATGCTGAGCGGCTACAGCTTCTCTGTCATCGAGAACATGGCCCCGCTCAACCCCGTTGGTGTGGTGACTGTCACTGATAGCGATAAAGGGGAGAACGCCCGAGTGAGGCTGTTTGTGGAGCCGGACAATGGCAAGTTTGTCATCCAGAACGGCACAGGAACCATCCTGTCAAGCATCTCCTTCGACCGTGAGAAGGAGAGCACCTACACCTTCCGCCTGAAGGCTGTGGACGCCGGTGACCCACCCCGATCCTCCTATGTGGGTGTGACCATCAATGTCCTGGATGAGAATGATAATGCCCCTTATGTCACCAAACCAGCCAACTCCTCCTACACATACATGTCGCCTGTCACCCCACCAGAGACCCGTGTGGAGGTGGTAGAGGCTGAGGACATTGACTCTGGACCCAATGCTGAGCTGGTGTACACCATCACAGGTGGCAACCCTTATGGCCTGTTCCACATTTCGCCCAGCAGCGGGGAGATCACACTGGCACAAGAATTCACGGGGAAGCACAACGGGCTGCACCGCCTGGTGGTCAGGGTCAGCGATAGAGGCAAACCTCCACGCCACACCACCGCCCTGGTCCATGTTTTTGTCAATGACACAAAGACCAATGTCTCCCTCATCGAGGCGCTGGTTGGACACAGCCTCTACACTCCGCTGGACAGAGACATTGCTGGAGATCCCAACTACGCCCTTACTCAGCGCAGCAACATCCTGTACGGCAGTCTCGCCGGTATTGCTGGTGTGATTCTGGTCATTGTAGCAGTGATGGTCATCAGACACCGCCTGCAGAAGGACACCAAGAGTGGGTACCAGGCTGGCAAGAAGGAGAGTAAGGACCTGTATGCTCCCAAGCAGGGCCCTAAAAACGGCAAagggaaaaagagcaaaaaaggaaaagctcCTAAACCGATCAAtccactggaggaggaggaggaggccacCCTGCAGAAAGGCCACAAATTCAACCTCATCAACGACAATGTCAACGACAGTCCCAGAATCCACTTGCCTCTCAATTACCCCCCGGGAAGCCCCGACCTGGGCCGCCACTACCGCTCCAACTCCCCCCTACCCTCCATccagctgcagccacagtcGCCCTCTGCCTCCAAGAAGCACCAGGCCGTTCAGGATCTCCCCGCCACCAACACCTTCGTGGGAACGGGCGACAACAACTCCACAGGCTCCGACCAATATTCGGATTACAGCTACAAGGCCAACCCACCcaaatacagcagcaaacag
- the pcdh1b gene encoding protocadherin-1 isoform X5: METKETRCSNTDEEPRRPTARLKLSPAVSPVLRAVLLGGDMAALRWEVLLFLAVVLLVSCGAAPTDILYRVPEEQPPNTLIGSLAADQGLPDTGHLYKLEVGSPYLRVDGKTGDIYTTEIPIDRETLRDCRNLFEGDKCFLEFEVSITDMVKGIGSGPRLIEGRIEVLDINDNTPQFSSPILTLSIPENTHIGALFSIPMATDRDAGANGVAEYSLSTGPDADQLFTLQVAVDTDEKLPQLVVMGNLDREKKDSYDLNIRVVDGGKPARASSALLRVTVTDQNDNAPKFERNHYEAELPENSQQGHSVLQVRANDADTGTNGEIDYSLHQASDTVQRLLRIDRSTGIIYVKGLVDREEENFLKFFVVAKDRGPNSKSSKVLVTINVKDQNDNAPAIEIRGIGLVTHQDGMANISEDMPIGTPVALVQVSDRDEGENAVVTCVVAGDVPFQLRPASESANDRKRKYFLQTTTLLDYERVKDYRIEIVAVDSGNPALSSTNSLKVQVTDMNDNTPNFSPSLLEVDFPEGNQPGDKVLDVLATDADSGTNAELVYSIIDIPSTRLFEIDADTGEVRVKNLLDREETERYEFRVAAADKGVPSKTGTATVMINVLDRNDNDPKFMLSGYSFSVIENMAPLNPVGVVTVTDSDKGENARVRLFVEPDNGKFVIQNGTGTILSSISFDREKESTYTFRLKAVDAGDPPRSSYVGVTINVLDENDNAPYVTKPANSSYTYMSPVTPPETRVEVVEAEDIDSGPNAELVYTITGGNPYGLFHISPSSGEITLAQEFTGKHNGLHRLVVRVSDRGKPPRHTTALVHVFVNDTKTNVSLIEALVGHSLYTPLDRDIAGDPNYALTQRSNILYGSLAGIAGVILVIVAVMVIRHRLQKDTKSGYQAGKKESKDLYAPKQGPKNGKGKKSKKGKAPKPINPLEEEEEATLQKGHKFNLINDNVNDSPRIHLPLNYPPGSPDLGRHYRSNSPLPSIQLQPQSPSASKKHQAVQDLPATNTFVGTGDNNSTGSDQYSDYSYKANPPKYSSKQLPHRRVTFSTANQAQDLQDASQHSYYDSGLEESETPSSKSSSGPRIGPLALPEDHYERTTPDGSIGEMEHPENGKTRPQASSRRGDDR, encoded by the exons ATGGAGACGAAGGAGACGCGGTGCAGCAATACAGATGAAGAACCGAGACGTCCCACGGCTCGCTTAAAGCTCAGCCCGGCTGTGAGCCCAGTCCTCAG agCGGTGCTGTTGGGTGGAGACATGGCGGCGCTGAGGTGGGAGGTTCTGCTGTTCCTGGCGGTCGTCCTGCTGGTGTCCTGTGGCGCTGCGCCCACCGACATCCTGTATCGGGTTCCTGAGGAGCAGCCGCCCAACACGTTGATCGGTAGCCTGGCGGCGGACCAGGGCCTTCCCGATACCGGGCACCTCTACAAGCTGGAGGTGGGCTCGCCCTACCTGCGGGTGGACGGAAAGACCGGCGACATCTACACCACCGAGATCCCCATCGACCGTGAGACGCTGAGGGACTGCCGCAACCTGTTTGAGGGCGACAAGTGTTTCCTGGAGTTTGAGGTGTCGATCACCGACATGGTGAAAGGCATCGGCTCGGGGCCGCGGCTGATCGAGGGACGCATCGAGGTGCTGGATATCAACGACAACACACCGCAGTTCTCCTCGCCCATCCTCACCCTGTCCATCCCAGAGAACACGCACATCGGCGCCCTCTTCTCCATCCCCATGGCCACGGACAGGGACGCCGGCGCCAATGGCGTGGCCGAGTACTCGCTGAGCACCGGGCCAGACGCCGACCAGCTATTCACCCTGCAGGTCGCCGTGGACACAGACGAAAAGCTGCCTCAGCTGGTCGTCATGGGCAATTTGGACCGCGAAAAGAAAGACTCATACGACCTGAACATCCGGGTGGTAGACGGCGGGAAGCCGGCGAGGGCGAGCAGCGCTCTGCTGCGGGTCACCGTCACCGATCAGAATGACAACGCCCCCAAGTTTGAGAGGAACCACTACGAGGCCGAGCTGCCGGAGAACAGCCAGCAGGGACACTCAGTGCTGCAg GTCAGAGCCAACGACGCAGACACCGGCACCAACGGAGAGATCGACTACAGCCTCCACCAGGCCTCCGACACTGTCCAGAGGCTCCTGCGCATTGACCGCTCTACGGGCATCATCTACGTCAAGGGCCTGGTGGACCGTGAGGAGGAGAACTTCCTCAAGTTCTTTGTGGTCGCCAAAGATCGTGGACCCAACTCCAAGAGCTCCAAGGTCCTGGTGACCATCAACGTCAAAGACCAGAATGACAACGCACCAGCCATTGAGATCCGTGGTATTGGCTTGGTCACACACCAGGATGGCATGGCCAACATCTCCGAGGACATGCCCATAGGCACGCCGGTTGCGTTGGTCCAAGTGTCGGATCGTGATGAGGGGGAAAATGCGGTGGTGACGTGCGTGGTTGCCGGCGATGTGCCATTTCAGCTGCGACCTGCCAGTGAGTCAGCCAACGATCGGAAGAGGAAATACTTCCTGCAGACAACTACCCTGCTGGATTATGAGCGTGTTAAGGATTACAGGATTGAAATTGTTGCTGTGGATTCTGGGAATCCAGCCCTGTCCAGCACCAATTCTCTCAAAGTCCAGGTTACAGACATGAACGATAACACGCCAAACTTTTCTCCTTCGTTGCTTGAGGTGGACTTTCCAGAGGGCAACCAGCCAGGTGACAAGGTGCTGGATGTGTTGGCTACAGATGCAGACAGCGGCACCAATGCAGAGCTCGTCTATAGCATCATTGACATCCCTTCCACAAGGCTCTTCGAAATTGATGCTGACACCGGAGAGGTTCGTGTAAAGAACTTGCTGGATCGGGAAGAGACGGAGCGGTATGAGTTCCGTGTGGCAGCAGCAGACAAGGGCGTTCCTAGCAAAACTGGCACCGCTACAGTGATGATTAACGTTCTGGACCGCAATGACAATGACCCCAAGTTTATGCTGAGCGGCTACAGCTTCTCTGTCATCGAGAACATGGCCCCGCTCAACCCCGTTGGTGTGGTGACTGTCACTGATAGCGATAAAGGGGAGAACGCCCGAGTGAGGCTGTTTGTGGAGCCGGACAATGGCAAGTTTGTCATCCAGAACGGCACAGGAACCATCCTGTCAAGCATCTCCTTCGACCGTGAGAAGGAGAGCACCTACACCTTCCGCCTGAAGGCTGTGGACGCCGGTGACCCACCCCGATCCTCCTATGTGGGTGTGACCATCAATGTCCTGGATGAGAATGATAATGCCCCTTATGTCACCAAACCAGCCAACTCCTCCTACACATACATGTCGCCTGTCACCCCACCAGAGACCCGTGTGGAGGTGGTAGAGGCTGAGGACATTGACTCTGGACCCAATGCTGAGCTGGTGTACACCATCACAGGTGGCAACCCTTATGGCCTGTTCCACATTTCGCCCAGCAGCGGGGAGATCACACTGGCACAAGAATTCACGGGGAAGCACAACGGGCTGCACCGCCTGGTGGTCAGGGTCAGCGATAGAGGCAAACCTCCACGCCACACCACCGCCCTGGTCCATGTTTTTGTCAATGACACAAAGACCAATGTCTCCCTCATCGAGGCGCTGGTTGGACACAGCCTCTACACTCCGCTGGACAGAGACATTGCTGGAGATCCCAACTACGCCCTTACTCAGCGCAGCAACATCCTGTACGGCAGTCTCGCCGGTATTGCTGGTGTGATTCTGGTCATTGTAGCAGTGATGGTCATCAGACACCGCCTGCAGAAGGACACCAAGAGTGGGTACCAGGCTGGCAAGAAGGAGAGTAAGGACCTGTATGCTCCCAAGCAGGGCCCTAAAAACGGCAAagggaaaaagagcaaaaaaggaaaagctcCTAAACCGATCAAtccactggaggaggaggaggaggccacCCTGCAGAAAGGCCACAAATTCAACCTCATCAACGACAATGTCAACGACAGTCCCAGAATCCACTTGCCTCTCAATTACCCCCCGGGAAGCCCCGACCTGGGCCGCCACTACCGCTCCAACTCCCCCCTACCCTCCATccagctgcagccacagtcGCCCTCTGCCTCCAAGAAGCACCAGGCCGTTCAGGATCTCCCCGCCACCAACACCTTCGTGGGAACGGGCGACAACAACTCCACAGGCTCCGACCAATATTCGGATTACAGCTACAAGGCCAACCCACCcaaatacagcagcaaacag
- the pcdh1b gene encoding protocadherin-1 isoform X4 has product METKETRCSNTDEEPRRPTARLKLSPAVSPVLRAVLLGGDMAALRWEVLLFLAVVLLVSCGAAPTDILYRVPEEQPPNTLIGSLAADQGLPDTGHLYKLEVGSPYLRVDGKTGDIYTTEIPIDRETLRDCRNLFEGDKCFLEFEVSITDMVKGIGSGPRLIEGRIEVLDINDNTPQFSSPILTLSIPENTHIGALFSIPMATDRDAGANGVAEYSLSTGPDADQLFTLQVAVDTDEKLPQLVVMGNLDREKKDSYDLNIRVVDGGKPARASSALLRVTVTDQNDNAPKFERNHYEAELPENSQQGHSVLQVRANDADTGTNGEIDYSLHQASDTVQRLLRIDRSTGIIYVKGLVDREEENFLKFFVVAKDRGPNSKSSKVLVTINVKDQNDNAPAIEIRGIGLVTHQDGMANISEDMPIGTPVALVQVSDRDEGENAVVTCVVAGDVPFQLRPASESANDRKRKYFLQTTTLLDYERVKDYRIEIVAVDSGNPALSSTNSLKVQVTDMNDNTPNFSPSLLEVDFPEGNQPGDKVLDVLATDADSGTNAELVYSIIDIPSTRLFEIDADTGEVRVKNLLDREETERYEFRVAAADKGVPSKTGTATVMINVLDRNDNDPKFMLSGYSFSVIENMAPLNPVGVVTVTDSDKGENARVRLFVEPDNGKFVIQNGTGTILSSISFDREKESTYTFRLKAVDAGDPPRSSYVGVTINVLDENDNAPYVTKPANSSYTYMSPVTPPETRVEVVEAEDIDSGPNAELVYTITGGNPYGLFHISPSSGEITLAQEFTGKHNGLHRLVVRVSDRGKPPRHTTALVHVFVNDTKTNVSLIEALVGHSLYTPLDRDIAGDPNYALTQRSNILYGSLAGIAGVILVIVAVMVIRHRLQKDTKSGYQAGKKESKDLYAPKQGPKNGKGKKSKKGKAPKPINPLEEEEEATLQKGHKFNLINDNVNDSPRIHLPLNYPPGSPDLGRHYRSNSPLPSIQLQPQSPSASKKHQAVQDLPATNTFVGTGDNNSTGSDQYSDYSYKANPPKYSSKQLPHRRVTFSTANQAQDLQDASQHSYYDSGLEESETPSSKSSSGPRIGPLALPEDHYERTTPDGSIGEMEHPENGGASSSTEPERGAGQKRLP; this is encoded by the exons ATGGAGACGAAGGAGACGCGGTGCAGCAATACAGATGAAGAACCGAGACGTCCCACGGCTCGCTTAAAGCTCAGCCCGGCTGTGAGCCCAGTCCTCAG agCGGTGCTGTTGGGTGGAGACATGGCGGCGCTGAGGTGGGAGGTTCTGCTGTTCCTGGCGGTCGTCCTGCTGGTGTCCTGTGGCGCTGCGCCCACCGACATCCTGTATCGGGTTCCTGAGGAGCAGCCGCCCAACACGTTGATCGGTAGCCTGGCGGCGGACCAGGGCCTTCCCGATACCGGGCACCTCTACAAGCTGGAGGTGGGCTCGCCCTACCTGCGGGTGGACGGAAAGACCGGCGACATCTACACCACCGAGATCCCCATCGACCGTGAGACGCTGAGGGACTGCCGCAACCTGTTTGAGGGCGACAAGTGTTTCCTGGAGTTTGAGGTGTCGATCACCGACATGGTGAAAGGCATCGGCTCGGGGCCGCGGCTGATCGAGGGACGCATCGAGGTGCTGGATATCAACGACAACACACCGCAGTTCTCCTCGCCCATCCTCACCCTGTCCATCCCAGAGAACACGCACATCGGCGCCCTCTTCTCCATCCCCATGGCCACGGACAGGGACGCCGGCGCCAATGGCGTGGCCGAGTACTCGCTGAGCACCGGGCCAGACGCCGACCAGCTATTCACCCTGCAGGTCGCCGTGGACACAGACGAAAAGCTGCCTCAGCTGGTCGTCATGGGCAATTTGGACCGCGAAAAGAAAGACTCATACGACCTGAACATCCGGGTGGTAGACGGCGGGAAGCCGGCGAGGGCGAGCAGCGCTCTGCTGCGGGTCACCGTCACCGATCAGAATGACAACGCCCCCAAGTTTGAGAGGAACCACTACGAGGCCGAGCTGCCGGAGAACAGCCAGCAGGGACACTCAGTGCTGCAg GTCAGAGCCAACGACGCAGACACCGGCACCAACGGAGAGATCGACTACAGCCTCCACCAGGCCTCCGACACTGTCCAGAGGCTCCTGCGCATTGACCGCTCTACGGGCATCATCTACGTCAAGGGCCTGGTGGACCGTGAGGAGGAGAACTTCCTCAAGTTCTTTGTGGTCGCCAAAGATCGTGGACCCAACTCCAAGAGCTCCAAGGTCCTGGTGACCATCAACGTCAAAGACCAGAATGACAACGCACCAGCCATTGAGATCCGTGGTATTGGCTTGGTCACACACCAGGATGGCATGGCCAACATCTCCGAGGACATGCCCATAGGCACGCCGGTTGCGTTGGTCCAAGTGTCGGATCGTGATGAGGGGGAAAATGCGGTGGTGACGTGCGTGGTTGCCGGCGATGTGCCATTTCAGCTGCGACCTGCCAGTGAGTCAGCCAACGATCGGAAGAGGAAATACTTCCTGCAGACAACTACCCTGCTGGATTATGAGCGTGTTAAGGATTACAGGATTGAAATTGTTGCTGTGGATTCTGGGAATCCAGCCCTGTCCAGCACCAATTCTCTCAAAGTCCAGGTTACAGACATGAACGATAACACGCCAAACTTTTCTCCTTCGTTGCTTGAGGTGGACTTTCCAGAGGGCAACCAGCCAGGTGACAAGGTGCTGGATGTGTTGGCTACAGATGCAGACAGCGGCACCAATGCAGAGCTCGTCTATAGCATCATTGACATCCCTTCCACAAGGCTCTTCGAAATTGATGCTGACACCGGAGAGGTTCGTGTAAAGAACTTGCTGGATCGGGAAGAGACGGAGCGGTATGAGTTCCGTGTGGCAGCAGCAGACAAGGGCGTTCCTAGCAAAACTGGCACCGCTACAGTGATGATTAACGTTCTGGACCGCAATGACAATGACCCCAAGTTTATGCTGAGCGGCTACAGCTTCTCTGTCATCGAGAACATGGCCCCGCTCAACCCCGTTGGTGTGGTGACTGTCACTGATAGCGATAAAGGGGAGAACGCCCGAGTGAGGCTGTTTGTGGAGCCGGACAATGGCAAGTTTGTCATCCAGAACGGCACAGGAACCATCCTGTCAAGCATCTCCTTCGACCGTGAGAAGGAGAGCACCTACACCTTCCGCCTGAAGGCTGTGGACGCCGGTGACCCACCCCGATCCTCCTATGTGGGTGTGACCATCAATGTCCTGGATGAGAATGATAATGCCCCTTATGTCACCAAACCAGCCAACTCCTCCTACACATACATGTCGCCTGTCACCCCACCAGAGACCCGTGTGGAGGTGGTAGAGGCTGAGGACATTGACTCTGGACCCAATGCTGAGCTGGTGTACACCATCACAGGTGGCAACCCTTATGGCCTGTTCCACATTTCGCCCAGCAGCGGGGAGATCACACTGGCACAAGAATTCACGGGGAAGCACAACGGGCTGCACCGCCTGGTGGTCAGGGTCAGCGATAGAGGCAAACCTCCACGCCACACCACCGCCCTGGTCCATGTTTTTGTCAATGACACAAAGACCAATGTCTCCCTCATCGAGGCGCTGGTTGGACACAGCCTCTACACTCCGCTGGACAGAGACATTGCTGGAGATCCCAACTACGCCCTTACTCAGCGCAGCAACATCCTGTACGGCAGTCTCGCCGGTATTGCTGGTGTGATTCTGGTCATTGTAGCAGTGATGGTCATCAGACACCGCCTGCAGAAGGACACCAAGAGTGGGTACCAGGCTGGCAAGAAGGAGAGTAAGGACCTGTATGCTCCCAAGCAGGGCCCTAAAAACGGCAAagggaaaaagagcaaaaaaggaaaagctcCTAAACCGATCAAtccactggaggaggaggaggaggccacCCTGCAGAAAGGCCACAAATTCAACCTCATCAACGACAATGTCAACGACAGTCCCAGAATCCACTTGCCTCTCAATTACCCCCCGGGAAGCCCCGACCTGGGCCGCCACTACCGCTCCAACTCCCCCCTACCCTCCATccagctgcagccacagtcGCCCTCTGCCTCCAAGAAGCACCAGGCCGTTCAGGATCTCCCCGCCACCAACACCTTCGTGGGAACGGGCGACAACAACTCCACAGGCTCCGACCAATATTCGGATTACAGCTACAAGGCCAACCCACCcaaatacagcagcaaacag